The DNA sequence ttatgaaacaacTATTTTGGTTATTTAACAAATTAAATGTGGAGACAAAATTGTATTGAAGGGCTGCAATTGTTGgtacttttgatttttttttttttgtcagccCAAATTATGATCTATTATTTATTAGGAGTAGTGTTGGGCTGAGCCAAGTAGAAGCCCATTTAAGATATATTGGGCTTTAACTTGGGCTTAGCCTTTTGGGCTGTTCCCTAATTGGCTTGCCTTACTCAGGCCATCAAGAGAATATGAGATACTGATGACATGCAACTCTAAAGAATAAATAATGAAGGCAGGATTTGAatctaaaattttacatcaatctTTATCAGCTAATTGGCACCTTTATGACTTGacctcaaatttttttcttcattaCTATAAATCAGTAGGACGCATTTTTTGACCTACCAATCTAATATAGTTTGATGTGACAAATCTCGTCTAATCGGAGACTTCTTATATGCACTCATCATCCTCTTGATATAgtagtatatacatatataacatcTTAATTTAGTCTTTAAGTCTGACATTGAAAGTGGACTAagactaagattaacttataagaatTCGTGATAATATCATTGTATATCAAGTTGATCAAAGCCTTGTGGTAGATGTTAGTGCTTTTGGCATTTGTGCGCAAAGGAAACCAGAACAGAGGAGAAGGAGAATGCAAAGGAACAAAGCACGCCCACCATTTTATGATCTCAACAATACAAGTGCTACTACTGTGGGTTTTGCTTCATACAAGTCAAGATGGTGGTCATGGTCTAGGCAAGGACTGTTGTTTCCACAGCAGTGGCAGCAAGAACTGGTTCCAGCTTATCTCCATCCTTCCATATCTCAGGCAATGCCTCTCTCATGTTGTGGATGCTCTCCAGTGCAACATCAGCCCCTGGTACCAGCGTCGGGCTCCCAACCTGCACTCACCGACATGTAGTGTGGTGACATGAATCTTATGTGATCTTAGTTTTCTGCAAGTTATGATCATGCCAACTTGAGTCTGACTCCGTAAGAATAGcacaaagaggaggaagaagatggaggGAGCAGTGACTTACAAGAACAGTATGCAGACCTGCTGCCTTTCCTGCCGCGATGTTTCTTGCGCTGTCGTCCAAAAAGATCTGAAACCCGAAAATTTTCGATCAGTACGTGGCCAATTTGTGATTAGAACGGAGAACCGATCTCTAAACTGAGACAAACCGTTCTCTTCGGATCGATGTTTGCGATCTTGATGGCAGCTTCTATAGCTTCCAGTGATGGTTTGCAGAGTATTCGGCCTTTGGAATTCGACTTCCTTCCACCAACACAACCGGCGGTATCAGCGCTTGAATCACTCTCTCCATCGGTGTTTGAATCGGTCTCACCAAAATTTCCATGACCATCAGCTGAACCATTCTGCTGTCGCGGTGGATTGAGTGTCTCAAAGCATGTGACACCCTCAAAACAGTCTTCGAGGCCAAGCCTACTGAGAACTCGTGCAGCATGAGCTTTGTCCGCATTTGTGAGAATCTGGTGAAGAATGGCATGGATCAAATCATTAGCATGGGATTTCTAAGCAATTTAAGTTCTATCTTTTGTTTGTGATTATTCATAATTGGTGCTCTTTTCTTCTTCATCACCGGATTTGCTTACTATCTTTCTTTGTGGCATCGAAAGAAGTAGATTCCTCAACAAAGGGTCAGGCTTTAGTATCTCATACGGCAATCTCCCATGAACATAAGCATGGAATTCGTCGTCGTCGAATTCATATCCTAATGCCTGCTCACAGAAAGACAAAAAAAGATTAAGCTGATTCAAGTGTACAGACTTCTTAATCAGATAGAACACCTTAAGACCAGCCATTGTTGTTCCATATTCCTTGTACAATTCCAAGCACATTTTTGGGACTTGGCTTTCCTCAATTTGGAGATGATGAAGCATGTAATCTGTGATTCATGTATATAGATTAATTAGAAGAGGCTACATGCTTGGAATCAACTCAAATGTCACTGGAGCCGAACTCACCTTCTATGTTCTTGCGGCAAGCTAAGTTGAGGCCAGAACTCAAGGGATATAAGGTATCATCCATATCTGAGATCAGTGCATGTGAATGTAAACAAAGAACAGATGCAACATGTATAAATATACCTGAAATCTGAGCTTACCAAAGAGCAGACACTCATACTTGGCTTCATGTACAACAGTTTCCATGCTTCAATCTTATTCCTTCAAGAAAAGCAGGTCAGCCATTAGCAAGATTTTATGGCAAAAGATCAACCTATGATGAAATTGTTCAGCTTTGGCAAATATGAAATCTGTCAGGAATTCTGTGGAAGAGATGATAAATCTGTCAGGTAAATGAATTTGTTTTTTTGCCTACAATATGCTTGGATGGAAACACATTATCTTGATATAAAGATGTGGAGTTCCTTGCTTTGATATCATTGAGGCTGTTTTCATGCTAAAGAAAGGATAAGATTAACAATTTACAccaaatatgatattataattatgTGTGATCTGATCACCATCAGGAAAAGACTTGTGACAATAAACTTTTCTAAGAATCCCCAAATATACCAATCTATAGTAAAGATTGATCCATCATGAAACCAGTTTATTGTTAGACAGTAACAATAATGTAAAGAACAGAAAATAATTCAGCAGTGGAAAGGTCAGTAGATCGAAATTTATAGCTGACATGAGAGATCCAATTCACAGGGACATCAAGAAGAGCTGAAACAAACATGAGAAGTATGAGAATCTCCAGAGAAGCATACATATCTTTACCTTCAAAGAATGTGATGCTGGATGCTGGATGCTCAGATTGGTTTCTCAAGGGGCTCAATTTATACAGCATCAGGAACCCAGATTTGTGGCTAATGGAAGAAGATGACACCTGCAATGATTCCAATGGGATGTTTGAGAAGAATATACATATATCCTTTAGTCCCCTGAATGATCCAGTGGATCTGCTTTTTCTGTCTGTAATGCCCTTCCACACAGATCCAAGTGCCTACCCACACAGACTGAACTAAGGTGTTGGAAAGAGTAGTACAAGTGACACAGACAACAGCACCACACTTTGGTACCCTCATGGCATTCACCACTGCAAGGTCCATTTACTTGGCAGTCCAACTTGTGGCTTTCCTCCACTACCTGTCTTTTCATGCTCTTAACCATGCTGGAAGCTGCAATGTGGCTGCTGATTGCCTAATTCCAACTCGGGATCTAACTTCCTCTTGGAAAATTGGCAGCAGATGTTTGCTAGAATCTGGTCATGTGGCAGGATCCTATAAGTTTCAGTGGAGGATGAGCTCTGTTCTTACTTTTTTCATGTAGTGATGGGCATCAAGGATTTGGCTCTTTTTTGTAGTACTCTGCTATCTTTTTTCCTTTTGGTGGCCTGTTTTGACAGGGCACATTCAGTGTAGACAATTAGATATGTTGTCAGATAACTTAGATTAGATGCTGTGAAGAAGGTGGGTCTGATGGATGGTGATTGAAAACAACTCAGTGAGCTTTTTTGTTTGTGGTTCATGAGGAGGTGGACCTCTGCTTGTTGAGACAAACCAGCCAAATTTGTGCTCCTGATGACAATGCCAAGAAGCCTTTACTCTTGTGCTAGCCAAACCAGCCAAATTTGTTGTGGACATGCAAAGAGAAGTATTGAAATAAGCAGTTTAAGAAAGACAAATTCTTGTGTGTTGTGCTATTAATTTGTCTCTCTGTATTGTGGTAGACACATGGAAGGAGATTGCAAAGAGAAGTATTGTAATTAGCAGTTCAAGGAAGACAGATTCTTATGTATTGTGATGCTATTATGCCTCCATATTGTTGTCTTTCCATGATGTCATGCAAGATCTTataagatgctgataatatttaAGACAATATTATAATGGTAAGATATATAGCTGGCCTTTGATTGAAGATCAACTCCACTTGTTGAGATGTGGTCAGGGAATGAATTGATACTTAATAAAAAAGAGTGAATGATGCAGATTTAATGCTCTGATACAAGAGGGACTCTTGAATCATGTGATGCTGACCTTAATAAACTTAGTCTAATCTGTAGAACATGGGGCTGATAAACTTGGTCTAATCTCTGTTTGACAAGTCAGTCTGCCATCAATTGTTGGTTAGGTATGAGATCCTGGAAACATCCAAGCTAAATCTCTGAGGTAGGTGCTCTGAAGTAGAACCAGGGAAGAAAAATATTTGATGGAAGAACAAGCCATAAGAAGATTTATTAGCTTGAGAGACCAAAAATTCTGATACATTTTAATatcttcttccaatttttttttcCAAGTCTTTTATAGAAGAGATAATTTCTTGTAGCATCAAACTGAAGCCTTCAAAAAAATTTAATGAGTTTAAATGCTCTTTCTTGATGATTCTTGCCAAGGTTTAGTTGTACATTTCAATTGATGCTATACATTTAGTTGTACTTGAATGCTTCACCAAACACTCATGCAAACAAAACAAATCCAATGAAGTAAGGAAAATTAACTCAAAGCAAGTGAATCAATTAGTTTTCAGGGGTAAGAAGAACATGATATAGGGGACATGAATTCAGAACAAGAAACCCTTTGATTCCAAGCATAATGATTGATTGTTATTAGAATATTAAATCAAACCTTGCGATTAGCATGGAAGATCCCAGCTGAGTTAGATGACggcttattactttatattaggtGAAGAGACTAAGAGATGAGTATAACATTCAACTTGCATGGTCGTGAGGCACAAACCTCAGCTCCTCTTATTCCGTGTTCTCTCTTGCCTCATAAATCTATTAGAGAAGAGAGAACATGTGCTCCCCAGAGCAGGCTGCCAATGGCGTGATAGAGATGAGCTGTTTCCTCCTGCTTGGGACAGTGACGCAAGCAGTAGTAGTCCGGCGGATGATGAAGACGAGCAGTGTCTTATACCCACGGTTTCAGGGAAATACCATGTTTAAGCCAACCTGTTCCTCTAGTTTATTTGCAGCGTGGTTGGACTCCTCTGAAAATAAATGGGACGTTCAACAGCTCTGACGTCCGACAAGCTTCAGAAGTTGAGTTCTCAGACTCCTTCCTCTGAAGTCTTTGCGGTCTCGATAGATCAAGATGTAATTTACAGTATAAGACAAATCAAAGCCGTCATTTGTGTATATGAATTCAAAGAGTTGTTCCAGTACACCAGTTGTGTGTATGAATTAGATAGATTGCATTGGTAGGACCATTTGGTTTGCACGTTGACTATTCTACCATCATCAGTTTTAGCTACGTGAAAAGGCTTGTACGTTGACTCATGATCATAGTCGTCTCATCGAGCTGTTGAAGGTTGGGAGATGAGAGGAGAATCAAATGCTGTTGattccaactctctctctctctctctctctctctctctctctcgggagaACAGGATTCTAGTGCATGAACCAAATGCAACATGATTGGAATTGATTTCACATGGTTAAGCAGATCATGTGGGATTTGGGATTGAAAGGATTAATCAAGAGCAAATATATATTCATTCTACACAATCTGCTGTTTGCTTACAGTACAAACGAGAAATTAAGTAGATATTGGAAGCATCTGCGTAAGGAGATGATTAAGCCAAATCAAAGAGATGAGCAAAAGCAGTGTGCATGGATTCAGGATATGGTGCAGCCGCTTGGTTCATCCAGCCACACGACGGCGGTCCGGCAGGTGTTGCAGCACGGCGGCAACTTGCAGTCCTCAGGCTTCTTCTTATCCTCCTCCTTCTTGTCCGGATCGCCCACGCTGACGATCTCCGCCGGCTTCTTCGCCTTCCTCAGCGCCTTCACCACGCCCACCGCGTCCACCTCCCCCACTATCGTCACCGTGCTCTTCTCCACGTCCATCGCGATCGAAACAATCCCTGCAATCAATCGATCGATCAAGCTTCAGTCTGATGCAACACCAAAGAACCCAACCACAGAAGCAATCAGCCGCTGCAGACCGTCGAACTTGGAGATGATGGTCATGATGCAGATCTTGCACTTGGTGCACATGACGCTGACCTTCAACACGATCTTCTGCAATTGGACCCCAAGAAAACTATCAGAACACAACGTACCATGAACCCTTTCGGCCGCAGGAGGTCACCACTTACCTTCATGACTGCTATCTTATGCCAGGTCGTGGTACGACTCCATGTGCGGCATCGGAAGCTTATATAGCGGTGGCCAAGAGGGCTCCGCCCAAGTTGGTGGAGTCAACGTTGAGTCCTGCTATAATGGACAGGCCGATCGAGCTCATAGGGGTGACGCGACGAGTTCTGCAAGTTGGTGCCCCGAGTTAGGGCACTCGAGTCACCGATGTGTCGCACGTCAAGAAGCAGACAGCCGTGACAGTGCTCCGAAAACAATGGGCCGCTTGATTGGAGGTATTTGAAGACTAATCAACCATTCATGAGCTGGTGAGCGAGTACGAAGACTTGGTGAGCAAGTGCTTGAGGCGTTTCTTGGTGAGATGAAAGAGTTaggtctgtatatatatatatatatatatagttgattagggttcttcttcttcttcttcttcttcttcttcttcttcttctaatcaAGTTTATAATTACCAGTGCAAAGCACGCACTGCATGgggaggataaaatatcagatctcTTGTGCACCTCATTACAATATGACATGCATTGTCATTAAGCTCCTCCAACAAACGCTAACTGTCTTCTCCCAAAGCTAGTGTACGTTCACAACGTTTCTTTGTTGACCGCAATGTTAATGTTGACCTTGTGGAAGACTCATTAGAAGAGAAAGTAATTAGAGATTTTGGAGAGAGATCACCCAAAGGACTCTTAGAATGGTTGGCTTTTATTACCCTAACTAAAGCATGGAGTGACATTTGGTCAAATGTAGTGGTTGTTTGGTTAATCTTTGACTATTTTGAGAAGACATAGTCAAACTTCTCAAGTCCAATTTAAAAGCACGCATAGGTAGTTAATCCTACTTCTCGTAGGGATATTATTTTGTCCACTTGGTTTCAATCGATTAGGTCGTTAATGTTACTTGGAATACCATTTTTGTCCTTCGTCAAGTCAAGTCTTCTCTGGTTATAAAATTGAATGACACTCACACacacaatatttattttttattaaaaaaaataaatcaaagttgcatcattcaaaataaatatttaaggctaaagaaaatatagcaagtggctAACTCATCATACTAGATAAATTTACCAACTTTTTTTAGTATATGAAAGAGAATTAAAAATTAATCCCTATTATGTTAGTCGTATTCTAAAatttattaaagtataattaattttatttataaaggTTAAATGATAAAAGACAACGTTACAATAAACTATCGAACTCTTTACCAACTAAGCTTGTTgacattttcaataaaatatatcggATGAAGTTTTAAACCTTCGCTCTTTGGTAGGTATGATATtcatcaattaaaaaaattaattaagaaaAGAATCGATCGATAATATAGAATTAGGAATAATTCTAAATTGAGCTTGAAAATTAACATACTCAATTAATATTGACTCAATTGTGATTTTATAGAAAACTGAATATTTGCCCAAAAATTAAAATTCTACAAGGACCATTTTcatattatttatcataatatagaTTGATTAGGCTTGATCGACCACAACAATTATAGAATAATGAAACATAAGTATTCTCGATCTAAAATAGATTATTATAAGTGCATGATATGGAAGGATGGTTTGACAACATTCTTTGACCGATTCAATCTACGAAATTGTTGGGTTCTTCCCCTCCGACGATGGAGTTGTTGAAGGCCAGAAAGTTCAAGATTATACAGCGATGATATGGTAGATGTCAAATACaagtgcaatgatgcatgcatctAAGTCCTAATAATTTAAGAGATTTGAATCCTTTTTCTATGTAACCTAATTGATTTGATCAGAAATCACACTCTATTCCAATTGCTTAGCTATTCCTATTCACttagatgaaaataaaaatacatcGATGAGTTTATCCAACGAGGGGTGAGATTAAGATGGTATCCTAAGCTCTCTTCTAATGTCTAAAACTAAACAGAATATccattttcttttaatattcattgcattgatatatatatatatatatatatatatatatatatatataatttattttttgaggtattctattttatagttttctcatttgattttttttaatatcataaatacctCTTGTTGTCGTTTGTCGTCTTCGTCCCACCGCGAGGTCTTATTATTATGAGAGCTTTTATTCCGTTTCATGAGGTCTTATCATGTTTTTATCatctatataatataaataaataaataaaaaagtatatatatatataatataataataaagaaaGTACATAAACGAGACATGCACATAAATAAATGATCCTAATTTAACCTAGAAATAAATAAATGATTCGATGCATGAGTTGCAGCCAAGGCAACTGGTAGAGCTGTTAGTGTCACTCGTTCCTGAAGTCGTGTAGTCTGTCGCATCCCATGGCATTTCCTTATACTACAAGTTGACACAATATGGTAGAGATATTGGTGTTACTCGTAACTCAAGTCGCAACCCCAATGCCGAAGCCCTACGGTGTATCCCGTGATCTCGCACTCACGAGAGCGACTCCTCTTCGATCTAAAGCCCAAAGGTGGCTTCTTTCCCCGCGAAGTCAGGGGAGAAACAATCGAGAGCCTGTAAGTAATTCGTTTCCGATTCTTATCGGTCAGGAAAAAAGAAATCCTTACTATGGCATTCTACCATGCCAAATTTCGATTATTCATGGTGAAATCATATCGTGGTTAGTTGCTTTTTGTGCATGATGGGAGAAAAGAAATGATCTTGACCATGGTTTTCCTTCCATTTTAGGTGATAGAGAGGCTAAAGGTTTAACCTTCCCCTTCAGTTTTGCGTCCAGAAGCTTGTTCTGTTAGTGCTTCTCAAGAACATAATGGGAAGGGAGCTTGTTCCGATCCTTGAAAGCCACTGAATGGCTAAGATTTCTTTCACTAAAATGTCTTATTAAATAAAATGGCTAAGATTTCTTTCACTAAAATAGTTCACTAAAATGTTCCATTTGAACATTCCCAAATGTAGCTTTCACAACATCACGGTCATATTTAATGTACCAACTATTCCATAAGTTTCTCAATCTCAGGATAACTACCTAAGTAGGGATTAAAATATAGGTCATCTTTCGACAATGTACTATAAATGTTGGTGCTTGAAATTTATATCAGGTACAGGACATGTGTGTCTGTCGGAGAATGTCTGTGAACTATTGATGCATGCCTCTGAACTCTGAAATTGCAACTTTTGATTTGTTTTTCTTCTTAGATGTTTCCTTTACGTCACAATCAGTACATGTTGGTCCTGTTAATGCTGCTACCACCAATAATTTTGAAGTTTGGTGATATAAAGATTGACTCACTAGTTTTGATTTGTCGTTGTAATCATGTGGTCTGCAGTCGAATGATAGAGCTAATGTGATCACTCTTAGATGTTACGACTGTTCAATGCTAATGTGAACTATTGATGCATGCCTCTGAACTCTGAAATTGCAACTTTTGATTTGTTTTTCTTCTTAGATGTTTCCTTTACGTCACAATCAGTACATGTTGGTCCTGTTAATGCTGCTACCACCAATAATTTTGAAGTTTGGTGATATAAAGATTGACTCACTAGTTTTGATTTGTCGTTGTAATCATGTGGTCTGCAGTAGAATGATAGAGCTAATGTGATCACTCTTAGATGTTACGACTGTTCAATGCTAATGTGAACTATTGATGCATGCCTCTGAACTCTGAAATTGCAACTTTTGATTTGTTTTTCTTCTTAGATGTTTCCTTTACGTCACAATCAGTACATGTTGGTCCTGTTAATGCTGCTACCACCAATAATTTTGAAGTTTGGTGATATAAAGATTGACTCACTAGTTTTGATTTGTCGTTGTAATCATGTGGTCTGCAGTCGAATGATAGAGCTAATGTGATCACTCTTAGATGTTACGACTGTTCAATGCTAGTCGCTTGGCTTGTTCACTGCTACAAATGGTTGCCTGTCCATGTTAAGGGTGTGATGGATATATTTTGAAAAGAATTCTAAAAATGTATGAGAAGCAACAAAATTTAAAGCATCATTTCCTTTGGTGCGTTCAATTTTTTGCATGGTGAATATATGCGGAACACCAGTCACATTAGTTCTCTATTTTATAATGGTTGATCAATTGTTGGTTCCATCTGGTAACTTTCCTGATGCTTATATCTGATCTTTTCTCTATTTTGTAGATCCTTCCATGAAGCCATTCTTCATTTGTcatatttgtatatattatttttctccttttttgtcTATAAAGTTCTATTCTCATAATTAACGAGCTCATTTTTTTAGGCAACAacac is a window from the Musa acuminata AAA Group cultivar baxijiao chromosome BXJ2-1, Cavendish_Baxijiao_AAA, whole genome shotgun sequence genome containing:
- the LOC103997214 gene encoding uncharacterized protein C24B11.05 isoform X2, coding for METVVHEAKYECLLFDMDDTLYPLSSGLNLACRKNIEDYMLHHLQIEESQVPKMCLELYKEYGTTMAGLKALGYEFDDDEFHAYVHGRLPYEILKPDPLLRNLLLSMPQRKIILTNADKAHAARVLSRLGLEDCFEGVTCFETLNPPRQQNGSADGHGNFGETDSNTDGESDSSADTAGCVGGRKSNSKGRILCKPSLEAIEAAIKIANIDPKRTIFLDDSARNIAAGKAAGLHTVLVGSPTLVPGADVALESIHNMREALPEIWKDGDKLEPVLAATAVETTVLA
- the LOC103997214 gene encoding uncharacterized protein C24B11.05 isoform X1; translated protein: METVVHEAKYECLLFDMDDTLYPLSSGLNLACRKNIEDYMLHHLQIEESQVPKMCLELYKEYGTTMAGLKVFYLIKKSVHLNQLNLFLSFCEQALGYEFDDDEFHAYVHGRLPYEILKPDPLLRNLLLSMPQRKIILTNADKAHAARVLSRLGLEDCFEGVTCFETLNPPRQQNGSADGHGNFGETDSNTDGESDSSADTAGCVGGRKSNSKGRILCKPSLEAIEAAIKIANIDPKRTIFLDDSARNIAAGKAAGLHTVLVGSPTLVPGADVALESIHNMREALPEIWKDGDKLEPVLAATAVETTVLA
- the LOC103997203 gene encoding heavy metal-associated isoprenylated plant protein 43, with the translated sequence MKKIVLKVSVMCTKCKICIMTIISKFDGIVSIAMDVEKSTVTIVGEVDAVGVVKALRKAKKPAEIVSVGDPDKKEEDKKKPEDCKLPPCCNTCRTAVVWLDEPSGCTIS